CCGGGGCGGCGCCGTGCGCGGTGCACAACATGGTTTCGCTCATCCTGCAGCGGTTCTACGACCGGTCGCAGTGCTGGCGGCTGTCCAACTCCGCTCGGCTCGGCGTTCTCCAGTGCGGGGACATCTACGAGGTCGAGAAGGGCGGACCGGGGTACAAGTTCCCCGATGAGGTTTCCGGTACCGAGACCTACCCGCGCGGGACCGTGGCGATGGGGAACCAGGGGCCGGGGACCAACGGGTCCGAGTTCTTCATCGTGCACTCGTTCGCGAACATCCCGGCGAACTACTCGGTGCTGGGCCGCGTGGTGCGCGGCATGGAGGCGCTGGACCACATGGTGGCCGACGGCATCATCCCGACCGACCCGAACGGCCCGCTGGACGGCGCACCGGCGCACCCGGTGAAGATCCAGCGGGCGTCGCTCGGCTGGTAGCCAATCGCTTCACGCCCCCACCCTCGGATGGCGCGGAGATCACGAGCGTGTTCACGCTCATGGACCACTACCAGCTTCGACGCCCGAATCGTCACCCCAAAGAGTGAATGGCCCGCTCGCCCAATTACATTGTGCGAGTCAGCAGCCTGAGGGGTCTCACTCGATGATGACGCACGACCAGTACCTGGCCACGCGCAGGTTCGCCGCCCTCGACGGGGTCCGGGCCATCGCCGCCGTGCTCGTCGTCTTCTTCCATTACGGGGGCCCCAACTGGGAGCGGGCCAACGGCTGGATCGGCGTCCACCTGTTCTTCGTGCTCTCCGGCTTCCTGATCACCACCCTGGCCCTGCGCGAGGAAGCCCGCGATGGCCGGATCTCGCTCGCAGAGTTCTACATCCGGCGGGTGTTCCGGATCCTCCCCGTCTACTACGTCGTCCTCGGGGTGGTCGTCGTCTTCGCCTACTTCCGGGGCATGGGCCTGCGGCACAGCGGGATCCTCGCCGCCCTTCCGTGGAACGCCGCCTTCCTCGGCGAGTTCCACCAGATGATCATGTTCGGCCAGGCCTGGACGCTCGGCGTCGAGCAGAAGTTCTACCTCGTCTGGCCGCTGCTCGCGTTCGGCCTCGGCGCGCTCGGCTTCGTGAAACGCCTGAGTCTCGCCGCCGGCCTCGTCGTGCTCATGTTCGCGCTGATCTCCTTCCTGCCTTATGCGACCTCGTACTCGCCGATCCTCATCGGCTGCGCGCTGGCGATCGTGCTGCACCACCGCAAGGGATTCGCCGCATTGCGCGTGTTCACGCACCCCGTCGCCGGGCTGGTGGTCGCCGCCGCACTGATCACGGTCCAGACCACATTCGGCGAGATCAGCGAGCTGCTCAGCGACGAACACGGTGTTGTCACCAGCACGGTCTACATCCTGCTCGCCGCGCTGCTGGTACCGTCGCTGGTCGCCGGCGGGCCGCTCGCCTGGGTCCTGTCCCTGCGGCCGATGCGGTTCATCGGGGAGCGGTCGTATTCGCTCTACCTCATGCAGGGCGTCATCGCGGTGGCGCTCGCGGGCGCGATCCCGCAGTTCGCCCCGCACCGGACGCTCACCGCGGTCGCCGTGACTTTCGTCGGGCTGCTGGCTGCCGATCTGCTCTACCGCTGGGTCGAGATCCCGATGATCGACGTCGGTCGCCGCATCATCGCGCGGCGCCGGGCCAAGAAGACGGAACCGGCGGAGGAGGTCGCGCTGGTCGCGGCCTGACTCCGGACGGGAAAGCCGGGTGCCGCGCAGTGCAGCACCCGGCTTCGAAACCACCGTCAGCGTTCGCTCGCCGGCGACACCAGTTCGCTCGGCCCGCCGCCGGACTCGCCGGCCACCGCGGCCAGCTCCTCGCCCACCGACTCGCGGTCCTTCGGGCGCGCGTCCTTCGTCAGCAACGACGCCACCGCGCCGATCAGGCAGACCGCGATCGCGAAGCCGAACGCCACCGCCAGGCCGGACTGGAACGGGCCCGAGATCAGGTTCGGGAAGAAGCTGCGGCCCGTCAGGAACGACGCCTGGTCCGGCGGCAGCGCCGTCAGCTGACCGCCCAGGAGCTGCTGGATCGGGTTGTAGCCCAGGAACGCCGCGAACAGCACCGCCACCGCCGGCAGGTGCGCCACCTGCGTGGCCGCCGCCTCGGGGACGCCGTGGGCGATCAGGCCGTCGTGCATCGTCGACGGGAGGCTGCTCGACAGGCCCGAGATGATCAGGCTGAAGAAGAAGCCGATCGACAGGACCATCGCCGCGTTCTGGAACGTCGTCATCATGCCCGCGCCGGAGCCGCGGGCGTCCGCCGGCAGGCTGTTCATCACCTCGGCGCGGTTGGGCGAGGAGAACATGCCCATGCCGATGCCGTTGATCAGCAGGATCGCCGCGAACGCCCAGTAGTCGAAGTTCACCGGCAGGATGATCAGCAGCAGGAACGTGATCGCCGTGATCAGCAGGCCGCTGGAGGCGAGCAGGCGGCTGCCGATCCGGTCGGCGAGGATGCCCGACGTCGGGGCGGCCAGCAGGAAGCCGACCGTCATCGGGAGCATGTAGATGCCCGCCCACAACGGCGTCTGCTCGAACGTGTAGCCGTGCTGCGGCAGCCAGATGCCCTGCAGCCAGATGATCAGGATGAACTGCAGGCCACCGCGCCCGAGCGACGCCGTCAGGTTCGCGATGTTGCCCCAGGTGAACGACCGGATCTTGAACAGCGACAGCCGGAACAGCGGGTTGTCGACCTTGGTCTCGATGATCACGAACGCGACCAGCACCGCGACGCCGCCGATCAGGCAGCTCAGGACCATCGGGCTGCCCCAGCCGGTCGGCGACGAGCCGTAGGGCTGGATGCCGTAGGTGATCCCGATCAGGACGGCGATCAGGCCGAGCGCGAAGGTGATGTTGCCCCACCAGTCCATCCGCGCGTGCTTGCGAACGCCGGTGTCGTGCAGCTTGAGGTACGCCCAGATCGTGCCGATCACGCCGAAGGGCACCGACACCAGGAAGATCAGGTTCCAGTCGACCGGCGCGAGCACGCCGCCGACGACCAGGCCGAGGAACGAGCCCGCGATGGCCGCGACGCCGTTCATGCCGAGCGCGAGGCCGCGCTGGTTGGCCGGGAAGGCGTCGGTGAGGATCGCCGAGGAGTTCGCCATCAGGAAGGCGCCGCCGACGCCCTGCACGATGCGCCAGCCGATCAGCCACAACGCGGCCGCGTCGCCGTCGAACCAGGTGACGGCCAGCATGATGGAGGAAACGGTGAAGACGGCGAAGCCGAGGTTGTACATCCTCGCGCGGCCGTACATGTCGCCGAGCCTGCCGAAGCTCACCACCAGCACCGCGGTGACCACGAGGAAGCCCATGATCATCCACAGCAGGTAGCTGGTGTTGGCCGGTTCGAGGGGGTTGATGCCGATGCCCTTGAAGATGTCGGGCAGCGCGATCAGCACGATCGAGGAGTTGATCGTGGCGATCAGCATGCCCAGCGTCGTGTTGGACAGCGCGATCCACTTGTACCGCGGCCCCAGTTCCGCGATCGAATACGTCCGGCGTTCCGCCACTGTGCAACCCTTCTGCTCGCAAAGTCCCTTAGCTAGGCTAAGCAACTTGCTTGCGTATGGCAACCAACTGGGCGATCCCCCTGCGAGAGCATGATCACACTCGCTTGACTGTCCTTTGTGGACCCTTTACTCGAACGGCCGGGGAGTGTGACGGCAGGGGCTCCTCGGCGGCCTGCCAGCGCCCCAATGTGGCCTTCGGTGCGTCTCACGCACCGAAGGCGGCCTTGGGTGCGTGAGACGCAACCAAGGCCGCCTTGGGGCGCTTGCGGTCTGGGGAAGTTCGCAGCGGGTGTGGACAACTCGGCCGCACGCGTCAGGGACTGTCGGTGCCTGCCGGTAACGGTGAAATCGGGGGTCCCCCTCACGGCCGGGCGGAGTCGGCGGCGGTCGGGTGTCAACGGACCAGGCGGCCGAGCAGCGCGACCCCCTCGGCGATCTCCGTCGACGTCCGGGCCGCGTACCCCAGCACCAGCCCCGGGCGCCCCGGGAGCTGCCGGTGCCACGACAACGGCTGGACCTTCACCCCCTCCGCCAGCGCGGCCGCCGCCAGCGCGACGTCGTCCAGGTCCGCGTCGAACGTGATCGTCAGGTGCAGGCCCGCCGCCGCGCCGTGGACGACCGCCGAGGGCAGGTCCGTCGCCAGTGACCGGATCATCGCGTCGCGGCGGCGGCGGTGCCGGGAGCGGACCACCCGCAGCTGACGCTCCAGCTCGCCCGTCTCCATCAACCGGGCCAGGACCAGCTGGGCCAGCACCGGGTTGCCCAGATCGGCGAACCGCTTCGCCGCCACCAGGTCGTCACGGAACCGCGCAGGCGCCAACAGCCAGCCGACGCGCAAAGCCGGCGCCAGCAGCTTCGACACACTGCCCGTGTACAGCACCTCCGGCAACATCGACCGGACCGCGGGCACCGGCGCGCGGTCGTAGCGGTGCTCCGCGTCGTAGTCGTCCTCCACGACGATGCCGCCCTCGGCCGCCCAGCGCATCAAGGCGCGGCGGCGCTCGCCGCCCAGGACCACGCCCATCGGGAACTGGTGGGCCGGGGTCAGCAGCACGGCCGGAGCGCGCAGGCCGGCGACCCGCAGGCCGTCTTCGTCCACCGGGACCGGTGGCGTCGCCAGGCCGCAGTGGTGCAGGTGCTGCCGAGCGCCCAGCGAGCTCGGGTCCTCCACGGCGACCTCGTCGATGCCGTGCTGCCGCAGCACCTCCCCCACCAGCGTCAACGCCTGCGCGACGCCGGCCACCACGATGATCCCGCCGGGGTCGACGCGGATGCCGCGGCTGCGCGCCAGCCAGTGCGACACCGCGAGCCGCATCGCCGGCGCGCCGCGGGGGTCGCCGTAGCCGAAATGGGACGGCTCCAGCTCGTCCAGCACCGCCCGTTCGGCCCGCAGCCACGCCGCGCGCGGGAACGCCGTCAGGTCCGGGACACCCGGGGTGAGGTCGATCCGGGCCGGGGCCGCGCGGACCGCGTCGAACACCTCGACGCCCGGCATCGACGTGATCACCTTCGACGGCGGCCGGATGTGCGCGGGCGCCGGCGGGAGCACCGGCGCAGCCACCACCACCGTGCCGGCCCGGCCGCGGCCCGCCGCGTGGCCGTCGTCGATCAGGCGCTGGTAGGCCTCGGTGACCACACCCCGCGACACGCGCAGCTCGGCGGCCAGGACCCGGGACGCGGGCAGCCGGCTCCCGACCGGGAGGCGGCCGTCGGCGACGGCGGCGCGCAGCTGCCCGGCGAGCCAGTCCGCGAGCCCGCCCGGCGGCGCCTCGCGGACGTCGAGCTGGAGGAAGTCCGAGCCTATGGACCCCTCAGAGAGCGACGTTTTGGCTCTGTCCATCGAGCCATTGTCGCAGCACGCTGGTCGTATGGACACCACTTACGTGCACGGATACACCGCACCCGAGGCCCGGCGCCTCGGCGACCAGGCCGACACCCTGGCCGGGCTGCTGCACGCCGGGACGGCCTATCCCGCCGGGAGCCGCGTGCTGGAGGTCGGCTGCGGCGTCGGCGCGCAGACCGTCCACCTCGTGGCCCGCAGCCCGGGCGCGCACCTGACCGCGGTCGACGTCTCCGAAGACTCCCTGGACCAAGCCAGGCGGAGAGTCCCGGGCGTCGAGTTCCGCCAGGCCGACCTCTTCGCCCTCGACGGCGAGTGGGACCACCTCTTCGTCTGCTTCGTGCTCGAACACCTGCCGGAGCCGGAGAAAGCGTTGGCACACCTGCAAACCCTGCTGCGGCCGGGCGGCACGATCACCGTCATCGAGGGCGACCACGGCTCGGCGTTCTTCCACCCGCGCAGCGAGCACGCCCAGGCGGCGATCGACTGCCTCGTGCGCCTGCAGGCCGACGCCGGTGGAGACGGGCTCCTCGGCCGGCGCCTCTACCCACTGCTCGCCGACGCCGGTTTCGACGACGTCAGGGTCGAACCGCGGACGGTCTACGCGGACGCGTCGAAGCCGGAGCTCGTCACCGGCTTCACCCGCGACACCTTCACCGCGATGGTCGAAGGCGTCGGCGAAACCGCTGTCGCGAACGGCCTCATCTGCGAGGCCGACTGGGCGCGCGGGATCCGCGACCTTTACCGCACCACCAGGGAATACGGAGCCTTCCACTACACGTTCTTCAAGGCAACAGCTCGCCGCACTCCGGGAGGAGCGTCATGATCATCGCCGTTCTCGCCGCCGTTGTCCTGCTCGCCTGGGCGCTCGACCACGCGTACCGCCGCCGTCCGTACCCGCGCAACCGCTTGGCGGGCAGCACGAACGTCTTCGACCGGGACGTCCAGCGGCTCGAAGGCGACCTGGTCGCCGACGAACGCCACTACCCGGCGGCCCGGTCCAAGGCCGCCAAGTGGTCCTTGACCCGGATCGCGCCGGGCACGCACTCCCCGGCGTAACAAGCCAGCGCGCGTTCCCAGTGCCCGCGCGCCGTTTCCGGCTCACCAAGTCCACAGTGGACTTCACCGAGCCCGCAGTAGGCCTTGCCCTGCTCGGGACGGCAGCCCGTTTCCTTCGCCACGGCCAGGGCTTCGCGGTGGTAGCCGAGCGCGTCCGAGGGCGCGCCCCGGGCCGCGGCCAGCGCGCCGAGACTGTTGAGCACCCGGGACTCCACGCCCCGGTCGCCGCATTCGCGGGCCAGGCCCAGCGCCTCCTCGAGGTGCTGGGCCGCCTCGTCGGGCCGGCCCTGCGCCAGCCGGACGTCTCCGAGGTGCTTGAGCGCGACGCTGCGGTTGGTCGGGCTTCCCGTCTCCTGCGCGATTTCCAGTGCCCGCTCGAGGTGCGCGGCGGCTTCGTCGTACCGGCCGCGCGCGTGCTCGACGTCGCCGAGGATGCCCAGCGCGTACCCCTCGCTGACCCGCACGCCCATGGCGCCGAAGTGCTCCAGCCCTTCCTCCAGTGCACGGACCGCTTCGTCGTGGCGCCCCAGAGCTGAGAGCGCGTCGCCCATGTTGACCAGCGCATACCCCTCGCTGGTGCGGTCGGCGGTGTCGCGGGCGAGGGCGTGCGCTTCCTCGAAATAGCCGATCGCTTCGCCGTACCGGCCGATGCCGCGGCAGGAACAGCCGAGCACCACCAGCACGAGGCCTTCGCTGGTGCGGTCGCCCGCCTTGCGGGCCAGTGACAGGGCTTCCGTCGAGTACGTGATCGCCTCGGCGAACCGGCCCAGCGCCCGGCAGACCAGGCCGAGGGTGTTGACCGCGTGGATCTCGGTGCGCTGGTCGCCGGTCTCGCGGGCGAGGACGAGCGCCTCCTCGAGGTACCGCCGCGCTTCCCGCGATCGGCCGACGCGCCAGTGGCCGAGCGCGATCAGGATGAGCGGCTCGGCTTCGGCCACCCGGTCGCCGGCGTCGCGGGCCAGCGCCGACGCGTGCGAGTGCAGCACCAGCGATTCCTCGTGGTAGCCGCCGACGTCCAGGTAGTGCCACAGGATCCCGGACAGCAGCCGGAGGTGGTCGGCCCACCCGTGCCGCGTCGC
This genomic window from Amycolatopsis mongoliensis contains:
- a CDS encoding peptidylprolyl isomerase; translation: MKLRWGLALVGVLGALLVAPASASAAPVVTRCEFTPTPDNPAARPVVRPLPFALTRGTVDVTFRFNYGPVTVRLNRAGAAPCAVHNMVSLILQRFYDRSQCWRLSNSARLGVLQCGDIYEVEKGGPGYKFPDEVSGTETYPRGTVAMGNQGPGTNGSEFFIVHSFANIPANYSVLGRVVRGMEALDHMVADGIIPTDPNGPLDGAPAHPVKIQRASLGW
- a CDS encoding acyltransferase family protein; protein product: MMTHDQYLATRRFAALDGVRAIAAVLVVFFHYGGPNWERANGWIGVHLFFVLSGFLITTLALREEARDGRISLAEFYIRRVFRILPVYYVVLGVVVVFAYFRGMGLRHSGILAALPWNAAFLGEFHQMIMFGQAWTLGVEQKFYLVWPLLAFGLGALGFVKRLSLAAGLVVLMFALISFLPYATSYSPILIGCALAIVLHHRKGFAALRVFTHPVAGLVVAAALITVQTTFGEISELLSDEHGVVTSTVYILLAALLVPSLVAGGPLAWVLSLRPMRFIGERSYSLYLMQGVIAVALAGAIPQFAPHRTLTAVAVTFVGLLAADLLYRWVEIPMIDVGRRIIARRRAKKTEPAEEVALVAA
- a CDS encoding MFS transporter — translated: MAERRTYSIAELGPRYKWIALSNTTLGMLIATINSSIVLIALPDIFKGIGINPLEPANTSYLLWMIMGFLVVTAVLVVSFGRLGDMYGRARMYNLGFAVFTVSSIMLAVTWFDGDAAALWLIGWRIVQGVGGAFLMANSSAILTDAFPANQRGLALGMNGVAAIAGSFLGLVVGGVLAPVDWNLIFLVSVPFGVIGTIWAYLKLHDTGVRKHARMDWWGNITFALGLIAVLIGITYGIQPYGSSPTGWGSPMVLSCLIGGVAVLVAFVIIETKVDNPLFRLSLFKIRSFTWGNIANLTASLGRGGLQFILIIWLQGIWLPQHGYTFEQTPLWAGIYMLPMTVGFLLAAPTSGILADRIGSRLLASSGLLITAITFLLLIILPVNFDYWAFAAILLINGIGMGMFSSPNRAEVMNSLPADARGSGAGMMTTFQNAAMVLSIGFFFSLIISGLSSSLPSTMHDGLIAHGVPEAAATQVAHLPAVAVLFAAFLGYNPIQQLLGGQLTALPPDQASFLTGRSFFPNLISGPFQSGLAVAFGFAIAVCLIGAVASLLTKDARPKDRESVGEELAAVAGESGGGPSELVSPASER
- the pdxR gene encoding MocR-like pyridoxine biosynthesis transcription factor PdxR — protein: MDRAKTSLSEGSIGSDFLQLDVREAPPGGLADWLAGQLRAAVADGRLPVGSRLPASRVLAAELRVSRGVVTEAYQRLIDDGHAAGRGRAGTVVVAAPVLPPAPAHIRPPSKVITSMPGVEVFDAVRAAPARIDLTPGVPDLTAFPRAAWLRAERAVLDELEPSHFGYGDPRGAPAMRLAVSHWLARSRGIRVDPGGIIVVAGVAQALTLVGEVLRQHGIDEVAVEDPSSLGARQHLHHCGLATPPVPVDEDGLRVAGLRAPAVLLTPAHQFPMGVVLGGERRRALMRWAAEGGIVVEDDYDAEHRYDRAPVPAVRSMLPEVLYTGSVSKLLAPALRVGWLLAPARFRDDLVAAKRFADLGNPVLAQLVLARLMETGELERQLRVVRSRHRRRRDAMIRSLATDLPSAVVHGAAAGLHLTITFDADLDDVALAAAALAEGVKVQPLSWHRQLPGRPGLVLGYAARTSTEIAEGVALLGRLVR
- a CDS encoding methyltransferase, whose translation is MDTTYVHGYTAPEARRLGDQADTLAGLLHAGTAYPAGSRVLEVGCGVGAQTVHLVARSPGAHLTAVDVSEDSLDQARRRVPGVEFRQADLFALDGEWDHLFVCFVLEHLPEPEKALAHLQTLLRPGGTITVIEGDHGSAFFHPRSEHAQAAIDCLVRLQADAGGDGLLGRRLYPLLADAGFDDVRVEPRTVYADASKPELVTGFTRDTFTAMVEGVGETAVANGLICEADWARGIRDLYRTTREYGAFHYTFFKATARRTPGGAS